The region TCGGGAGCTTTTGGGCCCGGGAGACTGAAAAGCTCTGGGGAAAGAGCTTGTCTATGAGTCGGGATACTTCGGGAACAACCGAGGCGTAGGCAAGGGGGGTGCCGGAAAGGTTTTTAAGTTGGAGGGGAAGCTCCTCGGAGGCTCTTGCCGTAGGAACGGTAAAGAGGGAGAAGAGCTTCCCCCCTTCAAACAGGGCCGCCTTTACCGCCGTGTTCCCTACGTCGAGGACAACCAGTTTACGTTCTGTACTCTGCATTTATTCTCACGTAGTCGTAGGTTAGGTCGCAGGTAAGGTAGGTGAAGGAAAAGCTCCCCAGGTTGAGGTTTAGCCTTATTACAACCTCTTGGCTCTCCTTCATGTAGTTGGATACCGCCTCTTCCGAGAACTCGGCTCTTCCCCCTTTAAAGAGCAGGTAGGAGCCGAAGTAGAGCTCCGTCTGCTCCTCTACTATGCCCGCTCCTGCAGAGCCGGCCGCGGCGAGCACCCTGCCCCAGTTGGGGTCGTTCCCGAAAACGGCCGTTTTAACAAGGGGCGACAGGGCTACTTTCCTCGCCACGCTCCTTGCCTGCTGCGGGCTTTCCGCTCCTTCAACTACAACCCGTATGACCTTTGTGGCGCCTTCGCCGTCTTTTACTATTTGGTAGGCGAGTTTTTCGAGTACTTCGGTAAGGGCAACTTTAAATAGCGAGTAGTTCTCCTCGGTTATTTCCACTCCGGACTTTCCGGTGGAGAGGAGGAAGACGCAGTCGTTTGTGCTCATATCTCCGTCTACGGTGATTGCGTTGAACGTTACCTCTACGGCCTCCTTTAGGGCCCGCTGAAGCAGCTCTTTGGGAACCTTTGCGTCTGTTGCAACGAAGGAGAGCATTGTGGCCATTGCAGGGTCTATCATTCCTGCCCCCTTTGCGATTCCGCCGACCACAAAGCCCGAGCTCTCTTTGAATGCCAGTTTGGGGAAGATATCGGTTGTCATTATCGCCCTTGCGGGCTCTTCCCCTTGGGCCTTTCCGAGGTTTGCCACCGCTTGGGCTATGCCGGTTCTGACTCTATCCATGGGCAGCGGCTCTCCGATTACTCCCGTTGAGGCCACCAGGAACCTTCCCTTTCCTGTGAGCTGAGAGGCGAGTGAGGCCATTTCCAGTGCGTCTTTTATCCCCCTTTCGCCTGTGCAGGCGTTTGCGTTGCCGCTGTTTGCCACAATGCCCGATACCTTACCGCTGAGCTCCATGCTCACCTTTACCGGTGCGGCTTTAACGTCGTTGGTTGTGTAAACGGCTGCAAACTCTGCCGGCTCCTCGGTTACAACAACGAGGAGGTCGGGCCTCTCCTGGGGTTTGGCGGTTTTTTTTATGCCGGCCCTTGCAACTCCGCAGGTTATTCCCGGAACTTCGGCAATTCCTTTAGCCATAGTGCCTCCGCTTTCTATAATTGTGGTTACTTCTGTGTAAGTTTAACACCGGAGGGGCCGTGAAGTTCAGGAAACCCAAGGAGCTGGTTGCTGAAGCCCTTGTTCGGACGGGAGTGAAACGCCCGAAACTGCTTTTTCAGCCCGGCAGGGGAGATTTCTTTAACCGCATAGCTTACAGGCTCGTTAAGGGGGATTACGGAGTTGTTAGGGCTGAAGAGCTCGGTGAGGAGATAAGGCCCGGTAAGGTTGTAGAGGAGTGTGGCGAGCTGAAGCTCCTCGCTTTTCGCGGAGCCGTAGAGGCCGACGCCGCTGTAGTGAGGCGGCCGGGAACGGTTGACCTTTCGGGGGTGAAGCTCTCTTACCCGGACTTTGCCGTAGACCTTTCCCTCTCTTCGGAGCTTCTTCCCCAAGAGCGTAAAAGCCTTGCCGTTCAGCTCGAGATAGCCTACGGCACCGTTAAAGACTTTTTCACTCCGGAGAACTTTTTCCTGACCGGCGTTACCCCCGAAGCCCAGCGCTTCCTCGGGGAGTTTTTCTCACCGCGGGTACCTTTTCCGGTTCTCGGTAGCCTTAAGGGTTACGATACCGTTATAGTTCTTGACCCTTCCGGGGAGAAGGAGTTTACCCACGAGGAGGTTACCCCGAACACGCTGATAGTTGTAGGCGGTATAGTCGACAGCAGTAAACGCCTTGAGGGCTCTACCAGGCGGATAATTCCCGAGGCGTTCCACAGGAGAATCACCTATAAAGGTATAGTTGAGCTGGTTCCCGATAGGATAAACGAGATAATAAAAATCGTATGCGATTACCTTACTTCAGACTCCTCCCTTTACGAGGCCGTAAGGCGCAACCTTACAAGGGACTCTAAGCTCCACTTTATGAGGCGGCTCGTTCAAAACAGTATAGTCCGCTTCAGGTATAGGGGAGAGCTTCTAAGAGGCATTCCTTACGACCTTTACCGAAAGTGGAAGGAGGAGCTCTCCCTTACCGATTTTTACTTCCGGAAGGCGGCAAAGCACGTGGGCGGTTTCTTCGTTTTTCGCCCATCAATCTTTGATAAAGTAACCGGTAGAGAGAGAGTTAGGGGAAAGGAAGTTTTTGTTCTGAAGGAGCTTAACGATGAAGACGTGGTTGTCAGGTATCCTTGACGCTGTTGGAAATACGCCCCTGCTCAGGGTTGAGCTCGGCGGGGTGGAGGTTTTCCTGAAGCTCGAATCTTTCAATCCCGGCGGCTCTATAAAGGACAGGGTGGCAAAGGCGATAATCGAAGAGGGAGAGCGCTCCGGGGAGCTTACACCCGATAAAACTGTTATAGAGGCCACAAGCGGTAATACCGGAATAGGCCTTGCCATGGTTTGTGCCGCTAAAGGCTACAGGTGCCTGATAGTGATGCCCGAGAACATGAGCCAAGAGCGGAAGAAGATTCTCAGGGCTTACGGTGCCGAGCTTCTGCTAACTCCGGCAGAAGAGGGGGTGGCAGGCGCCGTTAGGCGGGCCCAAGAGCTGGTAGAGAGGGAACCCGAGCGCTTTTTCCCTGCGCGCCAGTTTGAGAACCCGGTGAACCCTAAAGTTCACTACGAGCAGACCGCCCTTGAGGTTCTTACCCAGTTGGGGCGCCTTCCTGCCCTTTTTGTTGCAGGTATAGGCACCGGAGGCACATTTACCGGGATGGCAAGGCGCTTTAAGGAGGTGAACCCCAACTGTCTGTGCGTTGCCGTTGAGCCCGATACCTGTGCACCCCTTTCGGGAGGCCCCGTCGGCCCCCATAGGATACAGGGAATAGGGGCCGGTTTCGTTCCTAAAACCCTCGATAGAGGCCTTGTTGATAGGGTAGAAACCGTCTCCTACGAAGAGGCTCGGGAGTTTACAAGGCGCCTTGCAAAAGAGTTCGGGGTTCTGTGCGGCGTTTCAACCGGGGCCAACCTGGCGGTTGCCGTTAGGGTTGCAAAAGACGTGAAGCCCAACGGGCCGGTTGTAACGGTTGCTCCCGATACCGGCGAGCGTTACCTCTCGACCGACCTGTTTGAGTGAGGGAGCGGGTGGAAATCAGGAGGATAGAGGGGATAATTCCCGTAGAGGCAGTCTCCCGGAACCTGCCCGTTAAGTGGGAGAACTTCTCCTACCGGCAGATGAGGCAGCTACTCTCCCTTGTGAGCAAGGGGGAGCAGAAGGGAAAGGGGGAGTTTGAGGACATAATCAGGGCCACGTTCCTCGGCTACACCCCGGAGGGGAAGGCCAAGCTCCGCTCCGGTAAGTTGACCCTTATTGCCGATGTTAAGCTACCGGTTGAGCTTCAGGAGGGGCAGGAGCTCCTTCTCAGGCTGAAGGAGGTTTCGCCGAAGCTCGTTTTCTCTTTGGTCTCCGCCGGAGTTTCGCCGAAGGAACTTTCAAAGTTTGTGGCTTCGGTTCTGGGTAAGCTCCTTAAGGGCGAACCCCTTCCCTTAAACGCCGTATTTACGCCTGCGGTTGTTACCTACCTTGAGGAGCTTTTTAAAAAAGAGCTTCCCCAGCTTGCCCCCGCCTTCGGGGAGTTTAAGGAGGCCCTTCTTAAGGGAGACCCTGCCGCCGCCGTGAGCCGGTATGCGCTTGTTGGGCTGCTGCTTCTGATAGACAACTTTGAACAGTTTAAGCCCCGCCTACCCCGCTGGGTCACCAAGGAGAAGCTCACCGAGCTTCTGAACACCCTTTTGGGCGTTTACGCCCTCTACCTGGTTACCGGAACTGTGATTGTTCCCCTTTTAACCGTTTCGGACTTTAAGGGGAGGCTCTTTGTGAAAAGGGAGGGGGAGCTCTTTAAGGCGCTGCTCGAGCTTGAAACCCCCAAGGGGGAGCTGAAGGCCCTTTTGAAGCTCTTGGGGTATGAGCTCTCGGTAGACCTCTGGGCCGAAGAGCCTTTAAAAGAGCTTTTAAGGCCCGAAGAGCTTGCCGCAGAGCTTGAGTCGGTCGGCTTTAAGGTGGTTTACTGCAAGTTCTCTCCGGGAGAGCTTCACCCCCGGGAAGAGGGCTTTCTGAAGGGAAGCTCTTTTGAGTTCTTAGCCTAAGAAGTCGGGGATGAACTTTGAGAGCTCCCGAACCAGCTTTAAGTGAGGCTTCTCCTCTCTCAGCTCGAGGAGGGTCCTCAGGTTAACCGATAAGATGAAGGAGTCTTCCCTCTCCGAGACCTTAAAGAAGGGTTTATCACACAGAAGCTCAAAGAGCTCTTCCTTGAACTCCTTTCCCACTTTAAAGGTTAAAACGCCGTGCTCAACAACCGAAAGGTGGCCCATAGAGACCACTCTCTTTACGAGCTCCCGGTCCTCCTCCTCCCCGTAGCGGGAGAGGAGCTCCTCAAGGGGAAGCCCGGAGTAACAGACCCGGGCGGCCGTTGCAACAACCTTGAGGAGGTTCTCCGTTTGGGAGAGGAGCTCAACCATCTTAGTACTTGCCCTGGTACTTGGCCATAAACTTCTCTACCCTACCCCTTACAACTTTCTGCTTCTGGGTGCCGGTAAAGAACGGGTGGCACTGGTTGCAAACCTCTACCTTTATCTCGGGAAACTTAGTGGACCTTGTTACCCAAGTGTTACCGCAGGCACATACAACCCTTGTCTCCCTGTATTCGGGGTGGATACCCTTCTTCATACCCGATACCTCCTGATATAATTGGCCGTCGTGCGATTGGAAAGTTTAGTTTACCTCTCTGAAGGTGTCAAGTGGACCTCTCTTCCCTCTACTCCCTTGTAAACGAGAGCGTTAACTTTATAAAGGCCCACCCAGACCTGGCCTGCCTGGTCATATTCACCTGGGCCTTCCTTGAAACCGCCCTGCTCTTGGGGCTCTTACTCCCGGCGGAAAAAGTGTTGCTGCTCTCGTCGCTCCTTGCGGCAAAGGGAATTATCTCACCCCTTCAGTTTCTGGTGTGCGGAACCGTAGGAACGTTTCTCGGCTACACGGTTTCCTACTTCTTCGGGGCTATGCTGGGGGAGGAGCTTCTAACTTCTGTTGCCGCAAAGTTCGGGCTCTCGGAGGAAAGCCTTAAGAAAACGAAGAGGTTCATCGAGACCCGTGGGGAGCTCTCTTTGGTTGTGGGCAGGTTTCTTCCCGTTGTAAGGCCTCTGCTGCCGGTTGTTATAGGAGCTTTCAGGCCCTCCTTTTTAAAGTTCTCGCTCCTTAACGCCGTTGGTGCCCTCCTGTGGATACTCTCTTACCTGCTATTTGGAAACTTGATAGGTTACCTCTTTTCCTTTATTATTAGCCATAAGTTTGTTGCTATCCCTGTTATCCTTCTCGTTCCTACTCTTTACCTAATCTGGAGACGCTATGGAAAGAATAGCCGCCACCTTCTCTGAGCTCGAGGCGAGGGGAGAGAAACCTCTTATAGTTTACGCAACTGCCTGTGACCCGAACTGTTCAAAGTCCCTCGATTTCTTCAAACTCATACTTGAGTTTGCCGACATGGTTGAAGTGGGAATGCCCTTCTCCGACCCCCTTGCCGACGGCCCTACGATTCAGAAAGCCCACGAAAGGGCCCTTGCCTCCGGGGCAAACACGGTAAGGGTGTTGGAGCTGGTTGAGAAGCTCAGGGCTTTTGCTCCCACAAAGCCCATAATCCTTATGGGTTACTACAACCCCATATTCGCATACGGGGAAGACCGCTTCATTAAAGACGCAAAGGCCGCCGGAGCAGACGGCTTCATAGTCCCGGACCTGCCTCCCGAGGAGGGGAGGGACTTCTCGAGGAAGGCAAAGTCTTTGAAGCTCTCTCCCGTGTTCCTTGCCGCCCCAACCAGCACCGACGAGAGGGTTAAGCTCATAGGGGAGGTTACGGGAGACTTCATCTACTACGTTTCCGTTACCGGAATAACGGGCGAGAGGGAGAAGCTGGCCTACAAGCAGATAGAGGAGGATATAGCAAGGGTTAAGCGCATCTCCGGTAAGAGGACGGTGGTAGGCTTCGGTATATCCCGGCCGGAGCATATAAAAGAGATGTATAATAGTCCAGATGGCTTTGTTGTAGGCAGCGCCGTTGTTAGGCGTATAGAGCAGGAGGACTTTGAAGGGTTGAGAGAGCTTCTCTCCTCTCTGAAAGAAGCGACGAAACGCAGTTCCCTATAAAGCCCTATCTTCTGGAGGTGCCATGTTCGGCATTGGAACCCAAGAGCTAATAATTATTCTGGTTATTGCCCTGCTGATTTTCGGGCCCAAGAAGCTCCCCGAGCTTGCCCGTTCCATGGGTAAGGCCATAAACGAGTTCAGGAAAGCCTCCTCCGGCCTTATGGACGAAGAGGAGAAGCAGGAGAAGAAAGAGACCACCGTTGCCAAGTCTGAGCAGACCAAAAAAGAAGAGCAGGTAGAGAAGATAAAGGTTAAGGAATAGGATGCCCGAGAAACGCCCCCTTCCCGACGAAGAACTTCCGGTAACCGAACACATAGAAGAGCTGAGAGAACGCCTCTTTAAGTCGGTGGCCGCCATATTTGTAGGTTTCCTTATTGCGTGGCCATTCAAAAAGGAGCTCCTTCTGCTCCTTGAAAGGCCCCTTCCCAAGAACCTGCAGGGTAAGCTGATATTCCTCTCCCCTCCCGAGGCCTTCTTCACGGCCCTTAAAATCTCGTTCTTTGCGGGTATTCTCTTTGCCCTGCCCTTCATCCTCTACCAGGTGTGGAAGTTTATAGAGCCGGGCCTTTACGAGCAC is a window of Thermovibrio ammonificans HB-1 DNA encoding:
- the trpA gene encoding tryptophan synthase subunit alpha, whose protein sequence is MERIAATFSELEARGEKPLIVYATACDPNCSKSLDFFKLILEFADMVEVGMPFSDPLADGPTIQKAHERALASGANTVRVLELVEKLRAFAPTKPIILMGYYNPIFAYGEDRFIKDAKAAGADGFIVPDLPPEEGRDFSRKAKSLKLSPVFLAAPTSTDERVKLIGEVTGDFIYYVSVTGITGEREKLAYKQIEEDIARVKRISGKRTVVGFGISRPEHIKEMYNSPDGFVVGSAVVRRIEQEDFEGLRELLSSLKEATKRSSL
- the tatA gene encoding twin-arginine translocase TatA/TatE family subunit; this translates as MFGIGTQELIIILVIALLIFGPKKLPELARSMGKAINEFRKASSGLMDEEEKQEKKETTVAKSEQTKKEEQVEKIKVKE
- the rpmE gene encoding 50S ribosomal protein L31 is translated as MKKGIHPEYRETRVVCACGNTWVTRSTKFPEIKVEVCNQCHPFFTGTQKQKVVRGRVEKFMAKYQGKY
- a CDS encoding FAD-dependent thymidylate synthase — its product is MVELLSQTENLLKVVATAARVCYSGLPLEELLSRYGEEEDRELVKRVVSMGHLSVVEHGVLTFKVGKEFKEELFELLCDKPFFKVSEREDSFILSVNLRTLLELREEKPHLKLVRELSKFIPDFLG
- a CDS encoding tRNA (guanine-N1)-methyltransferase encodes the protein MKFRKPKELVAEALVRTGVKRPKLLFQPGRGDFFNRIAYRLVKGDYGVVRAEELGEEIRPGKVVEECGELKLLAFRGAVEADAAVVRRPGTVDLSGVKLSYPDFAVDLSLSSELLPQERKSLAVQLEIAYGTVKDFFTPENFFLTGVTPEAQRFLGEFFSPRVPFPVLGSLKGYDTVIVLDPSGEKEFTHEEVTPNTLIVVGGIVDSSKRLEGSTRRIIPEAFHRRITYKGIVELVPDRINEIIKIVCDYLTSDSSLYEAVRRNLTRDSKLHFMRRLVQNSIVRFRYRGELLRGIPYDLYRKWKEELSLTDFYFRKAAKHVGGFFVFRPSIFDKVTGRERVRGKEVFVLKELNDEDVVVRYP
- a CDS encoding DedA family protein, giving the protein MDLSSLYSLVNESVNFIKAHPDLACLVIFTWAFLETALLLGLLLPAEKVLLLSSLLAAKGIISPLQFLVCGTVGTFLGYTVSYFFGAMLGEELLTSVAAKFGLSEESLKKTKRFIETRGELSLVVGRFLPVVRPLLPVVIGAFRPSFLKFSLLNAVGALLWILSYLLFGNLIGYLFSFIISHKFVAIPVILLVPTLYLIWRRYGKNSRHLL
- the cysK gene encoding cysteine synthase A produces the protein MKTWLSGILDAVGNTPLLRVELGGVEVFLKLESFNPGGSIKDRVAKAIIEEGERSGELTPDKTVIEATSGNTGIGLAMVCAAKGYRCLIVMPENMSQERKKILRAYGAELLLTPAEEGVAGAVRRAQELVEREPERFFPARQFENPVNPKVHYEQTALEVLTQLGRLPALFVAGIGTGGTFTGMARRFKEVNPNCLCVAVEPDTCAPLSGGPVGPHRIQGIGAGFVPKTLDRGLVDRVETVSYEEAREFTRRLAKEFGVLCGVSTGANLAVAVRVAKDVKPNGPVVTVAPDTGERYLSTDLFE
- the argJ gene encoding bifunctional glutamate N-acetyltransferase/amino-acid acetyltransferase ArgJ, which translates into the protein MAKGIAEVPGITCGVARAGIKKTAKPQERPDLLVVVTEEPAEFAAVYTTNDVKAAPVKVSMELSGKVSGIVANSGNANACTGERGIKDALEMASLASQLTGKGRFLVASTGVIGEPLPMDRVRTGIAQAVANLGKAQGEEPARAIMTTDIFPKLAFKESSGFVVGGIAKGAGMIDPAMATMLSFVATDAKVPKELLQRALKEAVEVTFNAITVDGDMSTNDCVFLLSTGKSGVEITEENYSLFKVALTEVLEKLAYQIVKDGEGATKVIRVVVEGAESPQQARSVARKVALSPLVKTAVFGNDPNWGRVLAAAGSAGAGIVEEQTELYFGSYLLFKGGRAEFSEEAVSNYMKESQEVVIRLNLNLGSFSFTYLTCDLTYDYVRINAEYRT